Genomic window (Vibrio gallicus):
ACCTGAGTCTTTAACGTTCCATAGCTCTACGTATGGACGGATATCGCCAAACTTGTAACCGAAAAATACACCTAGATCCCAGTTTTGGTTGGTGTTGTTATAAAGGCGAACGTCATCGTAGTTGGTGATGTAGTTTCCTTCATATGCTAAATACACGTTCTTCAAAGCAGGGTTTGAGAATTTGTACGAACCTGTAAGTGTCCATTTGCCTTCTTGGAAGGTTTTACCTTGTGAAGCAACACTGGTTCCGTCTACAAGAGTACGGGTACCGTTGTCATCGCTATTTGAGTACTCTCTAAATTCGTGACGGTAACGAAGGGCAGTAGTTAGACCAAAGCTCGCTTTATAACCAACACGTAATTGTGGTTTATATGTCGTTCTTTCATGACCAAATGTAATTGGCATACCTGGTTGGATATACCACTGTTTGTTTAGTTCGTAGCGAATACCCCAATCAAATTCAGAATCTCCGCGAGTTGTTTGTTTCCAAAAGTCTTGTGTGTTGCTGCTTTGGAATTTTTGCTCAACGCTAAAGGACAGTTTTGTTTTGTCTGCAATGTTTACTGACTCACCAACTTTCACGCGTTGTGCATAAGTTTCTTCACTGTGTTTGTATTCTGCGCGGTAGTTTAGAGAACCAGCGCTAACTGAGCCTGCGAAAAGGGAGGCGGCCACTAATAATGCGATTTTATTATTTTTCATGGGATTTAGTTTCTCTTTAGGTGGTCGGGATGTTTGCCTTAATGTATGACAAATAGTCTATGGGAATGAGTTGTTAGAAACTGTGACGAAGGTAAAAATTACAATTTAGATGTGGGTTTTATAAAAAGAAATGAGAGCGAGATCGCTGAATTACGTGCTGGTTTAAAGGGAATACTATGCATTAATTATGTTTTTTTAGAAAAACATAGGTTGTTTGTGATTAATATTTAGATGTTTGCTCGCCGCATTGACCTTTAATGGCCGCAGGTTTCAAGGGTATGGGGCTGTATTGGCTAATGTGAGAACTACTTTATAATCAAATGCTGGTGGCATATTTAATTGCATGTTTTGATATGTTGATTCGAACCGCACTTTGTTTGTGCGACGATATAACATAGTAATGTCAGATTTGATTATATGCATCATTATGTATGATGTATTTGCAAATAACAGTTATGAATTATCAATGAGTAATCATACAAGTTCATATATAAAGAGGGCGTATAATTTATATGCTATTTATGCAGTGCCAGCTTAAGTTAGTGCAAATCTATGAGTGTGTTTGGAGTAAATCGTTAAAAAGCCATAGCGAGAGCTATGGCTTTAGAGTTAGCAGATGTTTATTGGTGGGGTTGTATATAAGTTAGTTAATGGTCTCTAAACCAAATTCTGCAGCTCGCTCAGCAACTTGATCAGCAGTTAGCGCTACATCCCAAAGTGCAATGTTATCTGCAAAACCGTTGAAGTTTTTATCTGAAGATGTTGAACCACCTAACATGGAAACATAATCTTCGGCATTGCCATTAACCAGAGGAGTACAGCCAAGGTCTTTGGTTGTTAGTTCCTCACCATTAATGTAAAGCTTAACTTGGCTGGCTGAACTATCGTAAACAGCCATCAAATGCTGCCACTGATCATTTGCCATAGCAAGACCACTGGTTTTCGCTTCACTGTTAGAGTCCCCACAATACATCTTCATCTTGATTGCATTTAGGTTAGCAGCGGTGGCGTCATCGCCTTCGATATAGAATTTGAAACCTGTTTCCCAATCAGCGTTGTCAGAGTCTTTGTCATAGTATTCAAACAGTGACACATCATCGCCGTAATATGTGCTGTCTAGACGTTGGGTCTGTTTTATTACAGCCTCAACAGAGAACGAACCTGTGATAGATTGTGCTCCGCTCGGAGAAGACACTTTTAAGTAAGAGAAAGCCGCATCTTGGTCTAGATAACCTGCAGTATCGCTTGTTCCGTCAGCACCCGCAGCGCTAGTGAATTGGGCATCAGTACCATTAATAGAAATATCGTTTGCGGCCGAACCTGAATCAGAAAGGCTTGCAGCTGAGAATTGGTATTGATTAATAGGTGCAGGGAAGTCACTCGGATCTACCGGAGTATCATCTTCTGCTTCATCGGACTCCTCAGGTGCCGCTTCACCGGTTGCATTCACAACAACCGCTTCTGAGCTATTGCTATTATATGGATCACCCGAAAGGCTTTGACCGATAGCATAGCCATCAAAGTTGTCATCAAATACGAGTTCTTCATTTGCTCCGTCAATGTTATAAACCTTGAAGTTGTCTGCGAGTAACTCAAAGTGTGTTGTATTGCTGTTATCACCCATCTTTAATGCGATAACTTGTATCGGGGTGTTGTCTGCTGCGTATTTGAAAGGACCATATGCTGTGCTGTTGACAGAAAATGAATACTCATCATTACCCCATTCAATTTCAACGGCTAGGTCTTCACCCAATGTATAGGTACCAATTGCAGCAGATAATTGTGGTTTCCCATCTACTATCGTGTTTGAGCGATAAAAAATTTCACCATTGTTAAATACAGCTTCACCATATAGTTGAGCATTACCGGTGCCTGATGCGTAAAGAGTGATATAAGCATTGTTGCCATTGTCATCTTCAGCTTGTTGGGTGTCGGCATGTTTTTGATAGATTAAATCCACCGTGACCTTACCGCTAGCAATCTGATCTACGGCTACACCGGTTGAAGAATCAGCCAGTTTCAAGCGCAGTTCACCGGTGTCATCGTCCTTAGTATCTAGGATCTGAACGAGGTTATTAAAGCCTGCAGCTGAATTTGCCGCTTCAACCGCAGCTTTTATACTTGCATTGGTGGTTTTATCTGTACCGGTTAAAGTGCCAAACGAGGTTTCATCAATAGTCAACACACCCTCTACGACCGTATAGGTACCAGTAACTTCAGTCTCAGCACCACTTGCATCGTAGTAAGTAAAGGTTACGGTGCCCGCTTCTATATTGTCTGTATATGGAGTTGTTTTAATTTCATAGATACCACGTGTTGCATCATCGTCGTAATACCTTTGATTGGTGCCATCAAATACATACACATTGGGTAGATCAACTGATCGCGTTGATGCCGCAGATGCAGATGATGCGTCCCCAATATCCCAATATGCGCCAGATAGGGGAGATGCCGGTGTTGAAGTGTTTGTTGTGCCGCCATCAGCGTCGGGACCGACATCAAAATCACAACCAAATAAAAAACCACAAGATAGGGCTACTGCTAACGCTGTCTTAGAAACTTCCATATTACTCTCTCACGTTTGGTTTACTTGTATGACACCGAATTTACTACGGTAGTCATTGCTTAAACTATTAGGCTCTTACTTGCCGATGAACCATGGTCAACCGCCAACTTACCCTTATCCATTTGGGTAATTGACATGATGTATGACAAATAGTTTATGTTAACGATTCGTTACAAAGTGTGATGCAGGTACAATTTGGCGTTAAGCGGCCGAGAGCATAAAAAAAGTGAGCTAGCTCCCACAAGATTGCAATATTAGATTTGCTGTTTTAGGATTTTAGTACTTAACTTTGTCCTTTTTTATGTTTCTTGGTCTTTTTACGAAGGGGATTTGGGGTTAAATTTGTATTTCAACCCTAATTTGTAACCTATTATTGCGCCGCCTATTTGATTTAGGTAGGTACTTTTGTTTAAGTAAAGGGAAGAAAACACTCAGTACCAAGCTATAAAACAATACAATATATGAATGCTTGTGGTGTGATCTGATATGCAGTTGTAATACAAGCAAGATAAGTCGAAGGCGGGTTTGTTGTTGCAGCTGTTATGGTTTTTGTGTTGGTCACAGCTCAATGTCTTGAATGGAGCATGGTAGATGAACAAGTAGCAGGAGGCAGGTGCATTACTAGCTAAAATAGCGGTGGATGGGCCTAAGATAAGGTATCAATGTACAGTTTAGCGCTTTGAGACACACCCATAAAAAAATCCAAGTGCATTAATTACACTTGGATCTTGATTCCTCCAATCAGGAGGAGGAGCAACTGAGCAATTTTATGAAAGGCTCAATATTACCGTCAGTCGCTCTCTATAAGATAACGCGATTACTCAGAAGCTTGAGCTTCTAGGTTTGCACAGTTGAATAGTACAGCATCAATATCGTTAGATGAGTTGTACATACCCATAAAGCCTGATTCACTTACAGTGTCACGATTGATGTAGTTTGCACCCGCTTTTTCAGCTTGAGCAACAAAGTAATCATCAGACAGCTTAATTGCGTCATAAGCTGAAGGGCCAGTGTGAATGAAACCGAAGTAAGTTTTATAGTTCGGGTTGAACGACACTTTAGAAACTTCAGTACATTGCTGTGCATCACTAGGGGCTTGATAGGTAAGTTGTACGGTAGCACCAGAGTTTGTTTCAACAGTTTTTGGGCTTGGTAGTACAGCGGCACAACCAGAAAGAATAAGTGCGCCAGTAGCCATCATGGCAAGTTTTAGTTTGGTGTTTTTCATAGTATTTATCCCTAGTTGGATGATGGGAGAACTATGGCATATCAAGTATTTAATCGGTAGTGACGTAAATGGTAACTTAAGTTGAATGTTATATGCATATTTGCAGTCGTTACTTGTTTTACTTGTGA
Coding sequences:
- a CDS encoding oligogalacturonate-specific porin KdgM family protein, giving the protein MKNNKIALLVAASLFAGSVSAGSLNYRAEYKHSEETYAQRVKVGESVNIADKTKLSFSVEQKFQSSNTQDFWKQTTRGDSEFDWGIRYELNKQWYIQPGMPITFGHERTTYKPQLRVGYKASFGLTTALRYRHEFREYSNSDDNGTRTLVDGTSVASQGKTFQEGKWTLTGSYKFSNPALKNVYLAYEGNYITNYDDVRLYNNTNQNWDLGVFFGYKFGDIRPYVELWNVKDSGSTSDDRQLRTRIGVSYSF
- a CDS encoding LamG domain-containing protein; this encodes MEVSKTALAVALSCGFLFGCDFDVGPDADGGTTNTSTPASPLSGAYWDIGDASSASAASTRSVDLPNVYVFDGTNQRYYDDDATRGIYEIKTTPYTDNIEAGTVTFTYYDASGAETEVTGTYTVVEGVLTIDETSFGTLTGTDKTTNASIKAAVEAANSAAGFNNLVQILDTKDDDTGELRLKLADSSTGVAVDQIASGKVTVDLIYQKHADTQQAEDDNGNNAYITLYASGTGNAQLYGEAVFNNGEIFYRSNTIVDGKPQLSAAIGTYTLGEDLAVEIEWGNDEYSFSVNSTAYGPFKYAADNTPIQVIALKMGDNSNTTHFELLADNFKVYNIDGANEELVFDDNFDGYAIGQSLSGDPYNSNSSEAVVVNATGEAAPEESDEAEDDTPVDPSDFPAPINQYQFSAASLSDSGSAANDISINGTDAQFTSAAGADGTSDTAGYLDQDAAFSYLKVSSPSGAQSITGSFSVEAVIKQTQRLDSTYYGDDVSLFEYYDKDSDNADWETGFKFYIEGDDATAANLNAIKMKMYCGDSNSEAKTSGLAMANDQWQHLMAVYDSSASQVKLYINGEELTTKDLGCTPLVNGNAEDYVSMLGGSTSSDKNFNGFADNIALWDVALTADQVAERAAEFGLETIN